A stretch of the Vigna radiata var. radiata cultivar VC1973A chromosome 9, Vradiata_ver6, whole genome shotgun sequence genome encodes the following:
- the LOC106772933 gene encoding E3 ubiquitin-protein ligase complex SLX5-SLX8 subunit SLX8 — MEGRRRITLYEQMTASNGNTNSGSSSRDSLASLMLEDVVFKKAEADAEASRDLSRSRTLQDIIREEKPNGDAKDRNSWKAFKEKLRLKRAIGLAWSSATTHSNNSNNNDNEDGSLPQTRLLSDDAATQQNDVIVEDANDSDPIARFGSPTANTAAGGDSSDGENNQEAAVGVSLMDLLEEAEQEMDLYRVSDDDVVADFEKRDEDEAEDEEKEGLVEYNCCVCMVRHKGAAFIPCGHTFCRMCCREIWASRGNCPLCNNLILEILDIF; from the coding sequence ATGGAAGGTCGCCGGAGGATAACGCTTTACGAACAAATGACAGCTAGCAACGGCAATACCAACAGCGGCAGCAGCAGCCGAGACTCACTAGCGAGCCTCATGCTCGAAGATGTTGTATTTAAGAAGGCCGAAGCCGACGCCGAAGCGAGCCGTGACCTCAGCCGAAGCCGGACTCTCCAAGACATCATTCGCGAAGAGAAGCCTAACGGAGACGCGAAGGATCGCAACTCCTGGAAAGCCTTCAAGGAGAAGCTTCGGCTCAAGCGCGCTATCGGCTTGGCTTGGTCCTCCGCCACTACTCACAGTAATAACAGCAATAATAACGACAATGAAGACGGAAGTTTACCTCAAACTCGCCTCCTCTCGGACGACGCGGCGACTCAGCAGAACGACGTCATTGTGGAGGACGCAAACGATTCAGATCCGATCGCGCGGTTCGGATCTCCGACGGCCAACACGGCGGCCGGCGGCGATTCCTCCGACGGGGAGAACAACCAGGAGGCGGCGGTTGGCGTGTCGCTGATGGATTTGTTGGAGGAAGCGGAGCAGGAAATGGATTTGTACAGAGTGAGCGATGATGATGTGGTGGCGGATTTTGAGAAGAGGGATGAAGATGAAGCGGAAGACGAAGAAAAAGAAGGTTTGGTGGAGTATAACTGCTGCGTCTGCATGGTGCGCCATAAAGGCGCGGCGTTTATCCCGTGCGGACACACCTTCTGCAGAATGTGTTGCAGAGAGATTTGGGCCAGCAGAGGGAATTGCCCTCTCtgcaataatttaattttagaaattcttGATATTTTCTAA